One window from the genome of Candidatus Synechococcus calcipolaris G9 encodes:
- a CDS encoding DUF5132 domain-containing protein, producing MEFEALLLGLEPLTVLALGVGAVAVAPVVGAVDSMTGHNLTEQARNAAKTGLVWAFDTYEKAQTAVAEASESFQDLVAEAKSEMVETKSATEENEPREVTIS from the coding sequence ATGGAGTTTGAAGCGTTATTACTGGGTTTAGAACCACTCACGGTGTTGGCTTTGGGAGTAGGAGCAGTGGCCGTGGCTCCAGTCGTCGGTGCCGTAGACTCGATGACCGGCCATAATCTCACCGAGCAAGCCCGCAATGCGGCAAAAACAGGGTTGGTCTGGGCCTTTGATACCTACGAGAAGGCGCAAACGGCGGTTGCCGAGGCCAGTGAGTCTTTTCAGGATCTAGTTGCCGAAGCCAAGTCGGAAATGGTAGAAACAAAATCTGCCACTGAAGAGAATGAACCTCGGGAAGTCACGATTAGTTAG